A part of Miscanthus floridulus cultivar M001 chromosome 6, ASM1932011v1, whole genome shotgun sequence genomic DNA contains:
- the LOC136457395 gene encoding LOW QUALITY PROTEIN: putative E3 ubiquitin-protein ligase LIN (The sequence of the model RefSeq protein was modified relative to this genomic sequence to represent the inferred CDS: deleted 1 base in 1 codon) gives MAGPTPTYSAIVSHTAAFLAELIADPLLRRHLLSAAAAADGGGGQQHPAATLQALSLVSDALDTAASGSASPSSLRAPERLLRSLPAATPLSCLLLALARAARRGGGGAAAAAVLNLFALDPALARHELAPAPFEALFAPRLLPVMRHFAARRAAAAAKAMDEEGGSDETTAVSDEVMDEEGGSDEESGAQAQEMRVLEREYERVLDANCKAYALYLKRILEAGEPLAAVSPSPSPQPPPPELVFGVGADEDSRGDEDAAPENDESAASSQSDLRDNPMWAETEEQPGDLYPRRQSSVRGRRDLMRPPSLYPQRVPPHLIVQQQTPPVGRASPASRIRAEHPRSRSPAAPSDDSMEESSSELFAGKEEKIAAPPLSSSKQPRPRADAGRLSPEPASSSSPARGNDAAAVDTPGPLPTPKDFVCPITSQVFDDPVTLETGQTYERRAIQEWLDRGNATCPITRQRLHGAQLPKTNYVLKRLIGAWRDQQQPQRRPSPSPSGSPPPATPPPATTGMEGDSPAPPPFIVPVKAAATSSPSPEANTSASAPSPTSVIAQASLESAVAELRAAVSCLCTSEDLAQSERSVLKIERLWRDATAGGSSDAEPAILAALARPAVVNDLVEILFNSVSAQVLRVAVFLLAELASRDDAVVQTLTRVDSDVDCLAALFKKGLAEAAVLICLLAPEPEQLVEMDLAEALVTTIRRGGDEDPLKMCVRPKAASVILLGQILVEAAGAADSSTSPVPRSALLSERFIRSLAASLEAEPVEERLAAMRILLRCIWEDGHCRSSIAEKASLGAVLDAFHAVGDADKIDIVRFLYELLKLKKRSAPERLLRTIKEGGSFSMMHTLLVYLQSAPPEHSPVVAGLLLQLDLLVEPRKISMYREEAVDCLIQCLKNADFPRCQLLAAETIMCLPGKFSSSGRPLARSTLLKFARVKERYRQSQDLNAARADGEDEMEEGKAASEWERKAAYAVVSHEFGLVFEALSECLRTKNAELFTTSLVCATWLVYMLSLLPDTGVLGAARVCLLRQFVVVLRSAKHGSDRVLAMVALRSFMNDREGMHDITTYIKDVLKTLRELKKSSGLAFEMLKLLSDGQESSVDMWSHKEINQVDCSANGEVTSVVYLKNYIFSGHSDGTLKVWEGSENILRLVHEVQEHTKAITSLSVLHSEEKLFSGSLDRSIRVWQFRDGMLRCVEVHDTRDPVQSLAVASAVAYFVPQGAGVKVLNWNSGNSKLLNPNKYVRSMALVHGKLFCGCNDGSIQEIDLASGTLGVIQSGSKRILGKASPVYVLRVHDGLLYTGSTPSSSVDGCASVKVWSCANYGLVGSMATAAEARSLVVSADLVYVASGTAAVEIWSREKLARIGTLLAGGPGCRVQCMAVDADGDVLVVGTSDGRIQAWGLT, from the exons ATGGCCGGGCCGACGCCGACCTACTCCGCGATCGTGTCCCACACCGCCGCCTTCCTCGCCGAGCTCATCGCCGACCCGCTCCTGCGTCGGCACCTCCtctcggcggccgcggccgcggacggcggcggcgggcagcAGCACCCGGCGGCCACGCTCCAGGCGCTGTCCCTCGTGTCGGACGCGCTCGACACCGCCGCCTCAGGCTCGGCGTCCCCGTCGTCGCTCCGCGCCCCGGAGCGCCTGCTGCGGTCGCTGCCGGCCGCAACCCCGCTCTCCTGCCTCCTCCTCGCGCTggcccgcgccgcgcgccgcggcggcggcggtgcggccgcggccgccgtgcTCAACCTCTTCGCGCTGGACCCCGCGCTGGCACGCCATGAGCTCGCGCCCGCCCCCTTCGAGGCGCTCTTCGCGCCGCGGCTCCTCCCCGTCATGCGCCACTTCGCCGCGCGCCGAGCCGCGGCCGCCGCCAAGGCCATGGACGAGGAGGGCGGGTCGGACGAGACCACGGCGGTGTCGGACGAGGTCATGGACGAGGAGGGCGGGTCGGACGAGGAGAGCGGGGCGCAGGCGCAGGAGATGCGAGTGCTGGAGCGTGAGTACGAGAGGGTGCTCGACGCCAACTGCAAGGCGTACGCGCTCTACCTCAAGAGGATCCTCGAGGCCGGCGAGCCATTGGCGGCggtgtcgccgtcgccgtcgccgcagcCTCCTCCGCCGGAGCTCGTGTTCGGCGTCGGCGCCGACGAAGACAGTCGCGGCGACGAGGACGCCGCGCCGGAGAACGACGAGTCCGCTGCCAGCTCGCAGAGCGACCTACGGGACAAT CCGATGTGGGCGGAGACGGAGGAGCAGCCGGGCGATCTTTACCCACGGCGGCAGAGCAGCGTCAGGGGCAGGAGGGACCTCATGAGGCCGCCGAGCCTGTACCCGCAGCGCGTGCCGCCGCACCTCATAGTGCAGCAGCAAACGCCGCCGGTGGGCAGAGCGAGCCCGGCGTCAAGGATCCGAGCGGAGCACCCGCGGTCGCGTTCGCCGGCGGCACCATCAGACGACAGCATGGAGGAGTCTTCCTCCGAGCTCTTTGCCGGCAAAGAG GAAAAGATCGCGGCGCCGCCATTGTCCTCCTCCAAGCAGCCACGCCCACGCGCCGACGCCGGCCGGCTGTCTCCGGAGCCAGCGAG CAGCAGCTCCCCAGCGCGCGGCAacgacgccgccgccgtcgacacgCCG GGGCCGCTGCCGACGCCCAAGGACTTCGTGTGCCCGATCACCAGCCAGGTGTTCGACGACCCGGTGACGCTCGAGACCGGGCAGACCTACGAGCGGCGCGCCATCCAGGAGTGGCTGGACCGGGGCAACGCCACCTGCCCCATCACCCGCCAGCGCCTCCACGGCGCGCAGCTgcccaagaccaactacgtcctCAAGCGCCTCATCGGCGCCTGGCGCgaccagcagcagccgcagcggcggccgtccccttccccttccggttccccgccgccggccacgccTCCTCCGGCGACAACCGGCATGGAGGGCGAcagccccgcgccgccgccgttcaTTGTCCCCGTCAAGGCTGCCGCCACCTCGTCGCCGTCCCCGGAAGCCAACACCAGCGCCAGCGCGCCGTCGCCCACCAGCGTCATCGCGCAGGCCTCTCTCGAGAGCGCCGTGGCCGAGCTCCGCGCCGCCGTGTCCTGCCTCTGCACGTCCGAGGACCTGGCGCAGTCCGAGCGGTCGGTGCTCAAGATCGAGCGCCTCTGGCGGGACGCAACCGCCG GCGGTAGCTCCGATGCCGAGCCGGCcattctcgccgcgctcgccaggcccGCCGTCGTGAACGACTTAGTGGAGATCCTCTTCAACTCCGTCAGCGCGCAGGTGCTCCgggtcgccgtgttcctcctCGCCGAGCTCGCCTCCCGGGACGACGCCGTCGTGCAGACGCTCACCAGGGTCGACTCCGACGTCGACTGCCTCGCCGCGCTCTTCAAGAAAGGACTGGCGGAGGCCGCCGTGCTCATCTGCCTGCTCGCGCCCGAGCCCGAGCAGCTCGTCGAGATGGACCTGGCGGAGGCGCTCGTCACCACCATCCGCCGCGGCGGCGACGAGGACCCGCTCAAGATGTGCGTCCGCCCCAAGGCCGCGTCGGTCATCCTCCTCGGCCAGATCCTCGTCGAGGCCGCCGGCGCGGCGGACAGCTCCACGTCTCCGGTGCCAAGGTCCGCGCTGCTGTCCGAGAGGTTCATTCGGAGCCTCGCCGCCAGCCTGGAGGCCGAGCCGGTGGAGGAGAGGCTGGCCGCCATGCGGATCCTTCTCAGGTGCATCTGGGAGGACGGACACTGCCGGAGCAGCATCGCCGAGAAGGCGTCCCTCGGCGCCGTCCTCGACGCCTTCCACGCCGTCGGCGACGCCGACAAGATCGACATCGTGCGCTTCCTCTACGAGCTGCTCAAGCTgaaaaa GCGATCGGCGCCGGAGCGTCTTCTTCGCACGATCAAGGAGGGTGGCTCCTTCAGCATGATGCACACGCTGCTCGTGTACCTGCAGTCCGCGCCGCCGGAGCACAGCCCTGTCGTGGCGGGGCTGCTCCTCCAGCTTGATCTCCTGGTGGAGCCGAGGAAGATCAGCATGTACCGCGAGGAGGCCGTGGACTGCCTCATCCAGTGCCTGAAGAACGCCGACTTCCCGCGGTGCCAGCTCCTCGCCGCCGAGACCATCATGTGCCTCCCGGGGAAGTTCTCGTCGTCAGGGAGGCCGCTCGCCCGGTCCACGCTGCTGAAGTTCGCCAGGGTCAAGGAAAGGTACCGGCAGTCGCAGGACCTGAACGCCGCTCGCGCCGATGGCGAGGACGAAATG GAGGAAGGGAAGGCTGCGTCGGAGTGGGAGCGGAAGGCGGCGTACGCGGTAGTGAGCCACGAGTTCGGGCTGGTGTTTGAGGCCCTCTCCGAGTGCCTCAGGACCAAGAACGCGGAGCTGTTCACGACGAGCCTCGTGTGCGCCACCTGGCTCGTGTACATGCTCTCCCTCCTCCCCGACACCGGCGTCCTCGGGGCCGCCCGGGTCTGCCTGCTCCGCCAGTTCGTCGTTGTGCTCCGCTCCGCCAAGCACGGCAGCGACAGGGTCCTCGCCATGGTGGCGCTCAGGAGCTTCATGAACGACCGCG AGGGGATGCACGACATCACGACGTACATCAAGGACGTGCTCAAGACGCTGAGGGAGCTGAAGAAATCCTCCGGCCTCGCGTTCGAGATGCTCAAGCTGCTATCAGACGGCCAGGAATCGAGCGTC gacatgtggagCCACAAGGAGATCAACCAGGTCGACTGCAGCGCAAATGGCGAGGTGACGTCGGTCGTTTACCTGAAGAACTACATCTTCTCCGGCCACTCTGACGGCACCCTCAAGGTATGGGAAGGGAGCGAAAACATCCTTCGTCTTGTCCACGAGGTTCAGGAGCACACGAAAGCCATCACCAGCTTGTCAGTCCTGCATTCGGAGGAGAAGCTTTTCAGTGGGTCACTGGACAGAAGTATAAGG GTGTGGCAGTTCCGGGACGGCATGCTCCGGTGCGTCGAGGTCCATGACACGAGAGACCCCGTGCAGAGCCTtgccgtcgccagcgccgtggCCTACTTCGTGCCGCAAGGCGCAGGCGTGAAGGTGCTGAACTGGAACAGTGGCAACTCCAAGCTACTGAACCCCAACAAGTACGTGAGGTCCATGGCGCTGGTGCACGGCAAGCTCTTCTGCGGCTGCAACGACGGCAGCATCCAGGAGATCGACCTGGCGAGCGGCACGCTGGGCGTGATCCAGTCCGGCAGCAAGAGGATCCTGGGGAAAGCGAGCCCCGTCTACGTGCTGCGGGTCCACGACGGGCTGCTCTACACCGGCAGCACGCCGTCGTCGTCCGTGGACGGCTGCGCGTCCGTTAAGGTGTGGAGCTGCGCCAACTACGGCCTCGTCGGctcaatggcgacggcggcggaggcGCGGTCGCTGGTAGTGAGCGCCGACCTCGTCTACGTCGCCTCCGGGACCGCCGCCGTGGAGATCTGGTCCAGGGAGAAGCTCGCCAGGATCGGCACGCTGCTGGCGGGCGGCCCCGGGTGCCGCGTCCAGTGTATGGCTGTCGACGCCGATGGCGACGTCCTCGTCGTCGGGACGTCGGACGGCAGGATCCAG GCGTGGGGATTGACCTGA